The window CGCCTCACCCGCGGTCGCCTCGACGAAGATGCCGGGGACCAGCTCGAGCATGTCCGCGGTCGAGCGCGGCGCGCGGCGGTCGATATCCTCGCGCGTGGCGTAGGTGATGTCGGCGGAGGAGGTGATGAGCGGACGGTCGCGCGAGGTCTGGCCGGTGACGACGATGACGTCCTGCGACTCGTCGGTCTGCGCCGACGGCGCGCTCTGCCCGGCCTGTGCGTCGCTGGAGACGGTCTGCGCGGTGGCCATCGTCGGCAGCAGCGCCGCCCCGGTCAGCAGCAGCGCGCGCGCGCTGAAGCGGTGGACGATCGACATGGTTCTCTCCCTGTAACCCCACGTCCCCTTCCGGGACGGTATGGCGCGCCGCTAGACCAGCGACGATGGTTATCGCAATATGCTATTCGGAGGATGCGTGCAGATGGGTAGTCAGGTGTGACCGACGCGCAACATGCGTTACGGCGACGCGACGTTCTGCGCGCGGCCGCCATGGTCGCCGCGGGTGTGGCATTTGCGCCGCCGGCCGACGCCGCCGCGCGGATCGAGACGCTGATCGCCGCGATGACGCTGGAGGAAAAGGCGGGGCAGCTCAGCTGCTTCAACGACGAGATCCGCCCCGTCGGCGCGGTGTTCAACCCGGTCGTCGCGGCGCGCGGTGCGGCGGCGATGCTCGACGACATCCGCGCCGGGCGCGTCGGCATGCTCTTCAACGGCTATGGCGTGGCCGGCGCGCGCCGCGCGCAGGAGGCGGCGCTGGAAAGCCGGCTGCGCATCCCGCTGGTCTTCGCCGCGGACGTGATCCACGGCTGTCGCACGATATTTCCGATTCCGCTCGCGGAGGCGGCCGCGTTCGACCCGGCGCTGTCGGAGCGCGCGGCGCGCGCGGTGGCGCGCGAAACGGCGGCGGGGGGCATCCACTGGACCTTCGCGCCGATGGTCGATGTCGCGCGCGATCAGCGCTGGGGCCGCGTGGCGGAGGGGGCGGGCGAGGACGTGCTGCTGGGGTCCCGCCTCGCCGCCGCGCGGGTGCGCGGGTTTCAGGGCGGCGACCTGCGCCGTGCCGATGCGGTGCTCGCGACGCCGAAGCATTTCGTCGGTTACGGCGCGGTGCGCGGCGGCATGGAATATGCCGCGGTCGACATGAGCGACGCGGAACTGCGCGAGACGCACCTGCCGCCCTTCGCCGCGGCGTTCGCGGCGGGCGCCGGGGCGACCATCGCATCGTTCACCGATTTCAACGGCATCCCCGTGACCGCCAATCGCCACCTGCTGACCGACGTGCTGCGCGGCGAGCTGGCGTTCGCGGGCGTGTGCGTGTCCGATTACGACGCCGATCGCGAGCTGATCGCGCACGGCGTCGCGGCGGACGAGCCGGACGCCGCGCGGCGCGCGATCCTGGCCGGCATCGACATGTCGATGCAGAGCGGGCTGTACGTCCGCCACCTGCCCGCACTGGTACGCGCCGGGCACGTCGCGGTGGAGGCGGTCGACCAGGCGGTGCGGCGCGTCCTGGCGCTGAAGGAAGCGCTGGGGCTGTTCGACGATCCGTTCCGGTCGCTCGACGCCGGGGTCGAGACGCGCGCCACCGCCACGCCCGCGATCAAGGCGCTCGCCCGCGAGGTCGCGACGCGGTCGATCGTGCTGCTGCGCAACGACGGCGAGCTGCTGCCGCTGCCGCGCGCGGGGCGCAGGATCGCGCTGATCGGCCCGTTCGGCGCCGACACCGCCAACCTGAATGGCCCGTGGTCCTTCGCGGGCGATCCGCGGGCGGGCGTCGATCTCGCGACCGGGCTGCGCGCGGCGATGGCGGACGCCGGGGGTGACGCCGGCGCGCTGACGGTCGAGGCGGGTTGCGCGGTCGATGCCGACCTGCCCGGCGGCGTGGAGCGCGCGGTCGCCGCCGCGCACCGTGCCGACGTCGTCCTGCTCGCGATCGGCGAGGGGGGCGACATGTCGGGCGAGGGCAACAGCCGCGTCTCGATCACCGTGCCCGCGGCGCAACAGCGGCTCGCCGAGGCGGTCGCCGCGACGGGCAAGCCGGTCGTGGTCCTGCTGCGCCACGGCCGCGCGCTGGCGCTGGAGGGTGCGGTGCGCGACGCGCCCGCGCTGCTCGCCACCTGGTTCCTGGGCGAGCAGACCGGCCATGCCGTCGCGGACGTGCTGTTCGGGCGGGTCGAGCCGACCGGGCGCCTGCCGGTCAGCTTTCCCTTTGCCACGGGTCAGCAGCCGTGGTCGTACGATCGCCGCGCCACCGGCCGCCCCGCGCCCGCCGATTCGCCGATGGCACCGGGGCGCAGCCACTGGCGCGACGCACCGGACGCGGCGCTCTATCCGTTCGGATCGGGGCTCGGCTACACGCGCTTCCGGCTCACCGACCTGAACGTGCCCGCGCGGATCGCCATCGGCGCGGCGGTTCCGGTCGCGGTGCGCGTCACCAACGTCGGCGCGCGCCGCGGCACGACGCTGGTGCGCGCCGACATCCACGACCGCGTCGCCAGCCGGACGCAGCCGG of the Sphingomonas adhaesiva genome contains:
- a CDS encoding glycoside hydrolase family 3 N-terminal domain-containing protein, with product MVAAGVAFAPPADAAARIETLIAAMTLEEKAGQLSCFNDEIRPVGAVFNPVVAARGAAAMLDDIRAGRVGMLFNGYGVAGARRAQEAALESRLRIPLVFAADVIHGCRTIFPIPLAEAAAFDPALSERAARAVARETAAGGIHWTFAPMVDVARDQRWGRVAEGAGEDVLLGSRLAAARVRGFQGGDLRRADAVLATPKHFVGYGAVRGGMEYAAVDMSDAELRETHLPPFAAAFAAGAGATIASFTDFNGIPVTANRHLLTDVLRGELAFAGVCVSDYDADRELIAHGVAADEPDAARRAILAGIDMSMQSGLYVRHLPALVRAGHVAVEAVDQAVRRVLALKEALGLFDDPFRSLDAGVETRATATPAIKALAREVATRSIVLLRNDGELLPLPRAGRRIALIGPFGADTANLNGPWSFAGDPRAGVDLATGLRAAMADAGGDAGALTVEAGCAVDADLPGGVERAVAAAHRADVVLLAIGEGGDMSGEGNSRVSITVPAAQQRLAEAVAATGKPVVVLLRHGRALALEGAVRDAPALLATWFLGEQTGHAVADVLFGRVEPTGRLPVSFPFATGQQPWSYDRRATGRPAPADSPMAPGRSHWRDAPDAALYPFGSGLGYTRFRLTDLNVPARIAIGAAVPVAVRVTNVGARRGTTLVRADIHDRVASRTQPVRRMKAFRHVTLDPGASSIVTLPIMARDLTIITARGDRAVEPGMFDVIVALGDQAPLVASFEAVARGSAGTG